A genomic region of Mesorhizobium sp. NZP2077 contains the following coding sequences:
- a CDS encoding phosphatidylglycerol lysyltransferase domain-containing protein produces the protein MPSLRISFDNILEGASPKVERQALTHVERLAIVRRHGDFSLAYSTAVQAKLSYFGDADGYIAFGTKMKHHFALGDPVAATARRPYYIRRFVETAGDPWFVQIGEETARVLAGLGYKVNRLGIDTRLVLPEHDFSGKRNETVRYSERWLSKKGFSFEEDKRTVFLDEIARLSENWRSDRIVKRWEMGFLNRRFHDQLGTDMRRFVLHGPEGELIALLDFDPIFRDGKVIGYTTAFKRKHIDASPHAEIGLTKFAVDRFREEGMEVVTLGLSPLVDVAPSGFAESDFWRNAFQRAYDSPWVNRRRFNLQGQAAFKRRFHGMEEPVYIAFRKGTYIEMLGLLRLVKAI, from the coding sequence TCCGCCGCCATGGCGATTTCTCGCTCGCCTATTCCACCGCCGTGCAAGCCAAGCTTTCCTATTTTGGCGACGCCGACGGCTACATCGCTTTCGGCACCAAGATGAAACATCATTTCGCGCTTGGCGACCCAGTGGCGGCAACGGCCCGGCGACCCTATTACATCAGACGCTTCGTCGAGACCGCCGGTGACCCGTGGTTCGTGCAGATCGGCGAGGAGACCGCACGTGTGCTGGCCGGGCTCGGCTACAAGGTCAACCGGCTGGGCATCGACACCCGTCTCGTCCTGCCCGAGCATGATTTTTCCGGCAAGCGCAACGAGACCGTGCGCTATTCCGAGCGCTGGCTCTCGAAGAAAGGCTTTTCGTTCGAGGAAGACAAGCGGACGGTATTCCTCGACGAAATCGCCCGGCTGTCCGAAAACTGGCGCAGCGACCGCATCGTCAAGCGCTGGGAGATGGGCTTCCTCAACCGCCGGTTCCACGACCAGCTCGGCACCGACATGCGCCGCTTCGTCCTGCATGGTCCCGAGGGTGAGCTGATCGCCCTGCTCGATTTCGATCCGATTTTTCGCGATGGCAAGGTCATCGGCTACACCACCGCCTTCAAGCGCAAGCATATCGATGCCTCGCCGCACGCCGAGATCGGCCTGACCAAATTCGCCGTCGACCGGTTTCGCGAAGAGGGCATGGAGGTGGTGACGCTTGGCCTGTCGCCGCTTGTCGACGTCGCCCCCAGCGGATTTGCCGAAAGCGACTTCTGGCGCAATGCTTTTCAGCGCGCCTACGATTCGCCATGGGTCAATCGCCGCCGGTTCAACCTGCAGGGCCAAGCGGCATTCAAGCGCCGTTTTCATGGCATGGAAGAGCCGGTCTACATCGCCTTTCGCAAGGGGACCTATATCGAGATGCTGGGGCTGCTCCGGCTGGTCAAGGCGATCTAG
- a CDS encoding ABC transporter permease translates to MNLRAVWAIYRMEMARAFRTVLQSIVSPVISTSLYFVVFGSAIGSRITEIDGISYGAFIVPGLIMLSLLTQSISNASFAIYFPKFVGSIYELLSAPVSYLEIVIAYVGGAATKSIILGLIILATASLFVPLTILHPFWMVAFLVLTAMTFSLFGFIIGIWAKSFEQLQLVPLLIITPLTFLGGSFYSINMLPGIWKTITLFNPVVYLISGFRWSFYGKSDVSVGISLGMTLVFLAVCIAIVAWIFKTGYRLRN, encoded by the coding sequence ATGAACCTGCGCGCGGTCTGGGCTATCTATCGGATGGAAATGGCGCGTGCATTCCGCACCGTGCTGCAGAGCATCGTCTCGCCGGTCATTTCGACATCGCTCTATTTCGTCGTCTTCGGCTCGGCCATCGGCTCGCGCATCACCGAGATCGACGGTATCAGCTACGGTGCCTTCATCGTGCCGGGGCTGATCATGCTGTCGCTGCTGACGCAGTCGATTTCCAACGCCTCCTTCGCCATCTACTTCCCGAAATTCGTCGGCTCGATCTACGAATTGCTGTCGGCGCCGGTCTCCTACCTGGAGATCGTCATCGCCTATGTCGGCGGTGCCGCCACCAAATCGATCATCCTCGGCCTGATCATCCTGGCCACCGCCTCGCTGTTCGTGCCGCTCACCATCCTGCATCCGTTCTGGATGGTCGCCTTCCTGGTGCTGACGGCGATGACCTTCAGCCTGTTCGGCTTCATCATCGGCATCTGGGCGAAAAGCTTCGAGCAGCTGCAACTGGTGCCGCTGCTGATCATCACGCCGCTGACTTTTCTGGGCGGCAGCTTCTATTCGATCAACATGCTGCCCGGCATCTGGAAGACGATCACGTTGTTCAATCCAGTGGTGTACCTGATCAGCGGCTTCCGCTGGAGCTTTTACGGCAAGTCCGACGTATCGGTCGGCATCAGCCTTGGCATGACGCTGGTCTTCCTGGCCGTCTGCATCGCAATCGTCGCCTGGATCTTCAAGACCGGCTACCGGCTGCGGAACTGA
- a CDS encoding ABC transporter ATP-binding protein — translation MPSVLSISGVSKTYATGFTALKEVNLDIQRGEIFALLGPNGAGKTTLISIVCGIVNRSTGTVTVDGHDISKDYRAARRLIGLVPQELTVDAFESVWATVNYSRGLFGKPANPAFVEKVLRDLSLWDKKDAKAITLSGGMKRRLMIAKALSHEPRILFLDEPTAGVDVELRQDMWEMVRRLREDGVTIILTTHYIEEAEAMADRVGVINRGEIILVENKAELMRKLGRKRLVLELRSPLTAIPEAFSRYALELSADGGQLTYTYDNQAERPGVASLIRDLEAGGIQFRDIDTQNSSLEEIFVNLVRKDA, via the coding sequence ATGCCCTCCGTTCTGTCCATTTCCGGGGTCTCCAAGACCTACGCCACCGGTTTCACCGCGCTCAAGGAAGTCAATCTCGACATCCAGCGCGGCGAGATCTTCGCGCTGCTTGGGCCCAACGGCGCCGGCAAGACGACGCTGATCTCGATCGTCTGCGGCATCGTCAACCGCTCGACCGGCACCGTCACCGTCGACGGCCACGACATCAGCAAGGACTATCGCGCCGCGCGCCGCCTGATCGGCCTGGTGCCGCAGGAACTGACCGTCGACGCCTTCGAGAGCGTCTGGGCGACGGTCAATTACAGCCGCGGCCTGTTCGGCAAGCCGGCCAACCCGGCCTTTGTCGAGAAAGTGCTGCGGGACCTGTCGCTGTGGGACAAGAAGGACGCCAAGGCGATCACGCTGTCGGGCGGCATGAAGCGCAGGCTGATGATTGCCAAGGCGCTTTCGCACGAGCCGCGCATCTTGTTCCTCGACGAGCCGACGGCGGGCGTCGATGTCGAGCTGCGCCAGGACATGTGGGAGATGGTGCGCCGGCTGCGCGAGGATGGCGTCACCATCATCCTCACCACCCACTATATCGAGGAGGCCGAGGCGATGGCCGACCGCGTCGGCGTCATCAACCGCGGCGAGATTATCCTGGTCGAGAACAAGGCCGAACTGATGCGCAAGCTCGGCCGCAAGCGGCTGGTGCTGGAATTGCGCAGTCCGCTGACCGCCATTCCGGAAGCCTTCTCGCGCTACGCGCTGGAACTGTCGGCGGATGGCGGGCAGCTGACCTACACCTATGACAACCAGGCCGAGCGGCCGGGCGTCGCCTCACTGATCCGTGACCTCGAGGCCGGCGGTATCCAGTTCCGCGACATCGACACGCAAAACAGCTCGCTCGAGGAGATCTTCGTCAATCTGGTGAGGAAAGACGCATGA
- a CDS encoding cytochrome ubiquinol oxidase subunit I, with the protein MDPLILSRIQFGANISFHILFPTITIALGWVLLFFKLRYNATNDSAWMRAYFTWVKVFALSFAMGVVSGVTMSFQFGTNWPGYMEKVGNIAGPLLAYEILTAFFLEAAFLGIMLFGFRRVSNRVHTLATVLVAGGTTVSAFWIIALNSWMQTPAGFEMRDGVAHAVDWWAVVFNPSMPYRLVHMLLASGLTVSFLISGLSALRYLNGDRSESMWKALRTGVFTAAVLIPIQILAGDQHGLNTLEHQPQKIAAMEANWNTGPNVPLVLFALPDEATKENKFEIAIPDGASLVLRHSTSGVVPGLNDYPGNHPPVFPLFWSFRIMVGTGLLMLAVSWSAAFFLKRRHSLPKPLAMLMVPMALSGWLATLAGWYTTEIGRQPWLVTGVLKTADAVGPVAVSHVALTLAIYLILYVLLLIAYLGVLVHLALKAAKDGDASPLPGVMKAAMSQPAAGE; encoded by the coding sequence ATGGACCCGCTCATACTGTCGCGCATCCAGTTCGGCGCGAATATCTCGTTTCATATTCTGTTTCCGACGATCACCATTGCCCTTGGCTGGGTGCTGCTGTTCTTCAAGCTGCGCTACAACGCGACCAATGATTCCGCCTGGATGCGCGCCTATTTCACCTGGGTGAAGGTGTTCGCGCTGTCCTTCGCCATGGGCGTGGTTTCGGGCGTCACCATGAGCTTCCAGTTCGGCACCAACTGGCCGGGCTATATGGAAAAGGTTGGCAACATTGCCGGGCCGCTGCTGGCCTACGAAATCCTGACCGCCTTCTTCCTCGAAGCGGCCTTCCTCGGCATCATGCTGTTCGGCTTCCGCCGCGTCTCCAACCGCGTTCACACGCTGGCGACGGTGCTGGTCGCCGGCGGCACCACCGTCTCCGCCTTCTGGATCATCGCGCTGAATTCCTGGATGCAGACGCCGGCCGGCTTCGAGATGCGCGATGGCGTCGCGCACGCCGTCGACTGGTGGGCTGTTGTCTTCAACCCGTCCATGCCCTACCGGCTGGTCCACATGCTGCTTGCCTCGGGTCTCACGGTGTCATTCCTGATATCAGGCCTGTCGGCGCTACGTTATCTCAACGGCGACCGCTCGGAATCGATGTGGAAGGCCCTGCGCACCGGCGTCTTCACCGCCGCGGTCCTGATCCCCATCCAGATCCTTGCCGGCGACCAGCACGGGCTGAACACGCTGGAGCACCAGCCGCAGAAGATCGCTGCGATGGAGGCTAACTGGAACACCGGCCCCAACGTGCCGCTGGTGCTGTTCGCGCTGCCCGATGAGGCGACCAAGGAAAACAAATTCGAGATCGCCATTCCCGACGGCGCCAGCCTGGTGCTCAGGCACTCGACCAGCGGCGTGGTGCCGGGGCTCAACGACTATCCCGGCAACCATCCGCCGGTCTTCCCGCTGTTCTGGAGCTTCCGCATCATGGTCGGCACCGGCCTTTTGATGCTCGCCGTCTCCTGGTCCGCCGCCTTCTTCCTCAAGCGCCGGCATAGCCTGCCGAAGCCGCTCGCCATGCTGATGGTGCCGATGGCGCTGTCAGGCTGGCTGGCGACGCTGGCTGGCTGGTACACGACCGAGATCGGCCGCCAGCCCTGGCTGGTGACTGGCGTGCTAAAAACCGCCGATGCCGTCGGCCCGGTGGCGGTCAGCCATGTCGCGCTGACGCTCGCCATCTACCTTATCCTCTACGTGCTGTTGCTGATCGCCTATCTCGGCGTGCTGGTGCATCTGGCGCTGAAGGCGGCCAAGGATGGCGACGCCTCGCCGCTGCCGGGTGTTATGAAGGCAGCCATGTCGCAGCCGGCGGCGGGGGAGTAA
- a CDS encoding cytochrome d ubiquinol oxidase subunit II, with the protein MTFDWPTALPLIFAGLMGLAILIYVILDGFDLGIGILFAVADDAEQDTMIAAIGPFWDANETWLVLAVGLLLVAFPLAHGVILTALYIPVFVLLVGLILRGVAFDFRAKVPSGKKHRWNRIFFLGSVIASLAQGYMLGVYVLGLDVGFGGMAFGALVAFCLAAAYAAMGAAWVIYKTEGELQKKAVRWLRTALVLTALGMVAVSLATPFASPRIFAKWFVWPEMLYLSPLPILSAFLFLWLWRQTFHLPKPDDRHALTPFLTLAAIFALGFAGLAWSFYPFVVPDKLTIWQAASATESLAIILAGTVVVLPVIIFYSFYAYRVFGGKATDLTYD; encoded by the coding sequence ATGACCTTCGACTGGCCAACCGCGCTTCCCCTGATCTTCGCCGGCCTGATGGGCCTCGCCATCCTGATCTACGTCATCCTCGACGGCTTCGATCTCGGCATCGGCATCCTGTTCGCCGTGGCGGACGATGCCGAGCAGGATACGATGATCGCGGCGATCGGTCCGTTCTGGGATGCCAACGAGACCTGGCTGGTGCTGGCCGTCGGCCTGCTGCTGGTCGCCTTTCCCCTGGCGCATGGCGTCATCCTGACCGCGCTCTACATTCCGGTCTTCGTGCTGCTGGTCGGGCTAATCCTGCGCGGCGTCGCGTTCGACTTCCGCGCCAAGGTGCCGAGCGGCAAGAAACACCGCTGGAACCGCATTTTCTTCCTGGGTTCGGTCATCGCCTCGCTGGCGCAGGGCTATATGCTGGGCGTCTATGTGCTCGGCCTCGATGTCGGCTTCGGCGGCATGGCGTTCGGCGCGCTGGTGGCGTTCTGCCTGGCCGCGGCCTACGCGGCGATGGGCGCCGCCTGGGTGATCTACAAAACCGAAGGCGAGTTGCAGAAGAAGGCGGTGCGCTGGCTGCGCACCGCACTGGTGCTGACCGCGCTCGGCATGGTGGCGGTATCGCTGGCGACGCCCTTCGCCAGCCCGCGCATTTTCGCCAAATGGTTCGTCTGGCCGGAAATGCTGTATCTCTCGCCGCTGCCGATCCTGTCGGCGTTTTTGTTCCTGTGGCTGTGGCGGCAGACCTTCCATCTGCCGAAGCCCGACGACCGCCATGCGCTGACGCCGTTCCTGACGCTGGCCGCCATCTTCGCACTCGGCTTTGCCGGTCTTGCCTGGTCGTTCTATCCGTTCGTGGTGCCCGACAAGCTGACCATCTGGCAGGCAGCGTCGGCGACCGAAAGCCTGGCCATCATCCTGGCCGGCACGGTCGTCGTGCTGCCGGTCATCATCTTCTATTCCTTCTATGCCTACCGGGTGTTCGGCGGCAAAGCGACGGACCTGACTTACGACTGA
- a CDS encoding AAA family ATPase: MLLERQAQLAQLDELLAEASRGRGRVAALSGEAGAGKSALVEAFTSRAGPDARIFRSACEDLSIPDPLGPLYDLAREAQWAMPQAVDARQGQRLPLFSDAMEVFEARTGATLLVIEDLHWADDATLDFVRFLGRRIANSHILLLLTARTDRSEGQARVRRALGEIPSGSIARIDVPLLSEAAVLSLAAGAGRDGDAIYRATAGNAFFVTELLSAENETALPASVRDAVLARAERLSEGARSMLDAVSVFPRRADAWALQGLCGVAAAGQLAECVSNGLLDDLGDGYAFRHEIARRAIETMLTTSHRRAFNQRALTALLENASVATARLVHHAVEANNPQAVREFAPIAAREASRVGAHRDAAGYYEVALRQADALPEEERAGLYEHYAFECHLIARIDEAIKAQEQARALRQALGNTLKEGDSLRWLSRFAYLLGDREAADMFGAQAVALLETVPVSAELAMAYSNLSQLAMLAERLDETLSLGARAIELAERLNRPEVVCHALNNVGAAEQWLDLDSSRLHLGRSLEIALEENFQEHAARAFTNCACGEMNQLGYSRARSFLDRGIDYCVENDLATWRDYMRGVRAQLLLRQGCWDEAAAEALDVIANDRATALVRYPALVALSRLRVRRGDPSAEPLLAEMKQFLEKGAELQRLSPYAAVIAEQAWLGEADRDEALRLIGLAESLSPTRGVFAELAGWRRMLAPDVDPGDTTGMATPNRMLLAGDWRGAAIVWAELDAPYERALALAQGDEAAQREALEILEALGARPVANHVRELMRQNGVIRIARGPRRTTRANSAGLTQRQMEVLQLIERGLSNKRIADHLAISPKTVDHHVSAVLGKLDAVSRGEATAAARDSGLI, translated from the coding sequence ATGCTTCTGGAACGGCAGGCGCAGCTGGCGCAACTGGACGAACTTTTGGCGGAGGCCAGCCGCGGACGCGGCCGCGTCGCGGCATTGTCGGGCGAGGCCGGAGCCGGCAAGTCGGCGCTGGTCGAAGCCTTTACCAGCCGCGCCGGGCCGGATGCGCGCATCTTCCGCAGCGCATGCGAGGACCTGTCGATACCCGACCCGCTCGGGCCTCTCTACGATCTTGCGCGCGAGGCGCAATGGGCGATGCCGCAGGCGGTCGACGCCCGGCAAGGCCAACGGCTGCCGCTGTTTTCCGATGCGATGGAGGTGTTCGAGGCAAGGACGGGTGCGACGCTGTTGGTGATAGAGGACCTGCACTGGGCCGATGACGCGACGCTCGACTTCGTCCGCTTTCTCGGCCGCCGCATCGCCAACTCCCATATCCTGCTGCTTCTGACGGCGCGCACCGACCGCAGCGAGGGACAGGCGCGCGTGCGCCGGGCGCTGGGTGAAATCCCGTCGGGCAGCATTGCACGCATCGACGTGCCTCTGCTCAGCGAAGCAGCGGTGCTGTCGCTCGCCGCCGGCGCCGGCCGTGACGGCGATGCCATTTACCGGGCGACCGCCGGCAATGCCTTCTTCGTCACCGAATTGCTGAGCGCCGAAAATGAGACGGCGTTGCCGGCCAGCGTGCGCGATGCGGTATTGGCGCGCGCCGAACGCCTGTCTGAGGGCGCCCGCTCGATGCTCGACGCGGTGTCGGTGTTTCCAAGGCGCGCCGACGCCTGGGCCTTGCAGGGCCTGTGCGGCGTGGCCGCCGCCGGCCAGCTCGCCGAATGCGTCTCGAATGGGCTGCTCGACGATCTGGGCGACGGCTACGCCTTCCGCCACGAGATCGCCCGCCGCGCCATCGAGACGATGCTGACGACAAGCCACAGACGAGCGTTCAACCAGCGCGCCCTTACCGCGCTGCTCGAGAACGCGTCCGTTGCGACGGCGCGCCTGGTCCACCACGCCGTGGAGGCAAACAATCCGCAGGCGGTGCGTGAATTCGCGCCGATCGCAGCGCGGGAGGCCTCCCGTGTCGGCGCCCATCGCGACGCCGCCGGCTACTATGAGGTGGCCTTGCGCCAGGCCGATGCCTTGCCTGAAGAAGAGCGCGCCGGCCTCTACGAGCACTATGCCTTCGAGTGCCATTTGATCGCGCGCATAGACGAGGCCATCAAGGCGCAGGAACAGGCGCGTGCCTTGCGACAGGCGCTTGGCAATACGTTGAAGGAAGGCGACAGCCTCAGATGGCTTTCACGCTTCGCCTATCTCCTGGGCGATCGAGAGGCGGCCGACATGTTCGGCGCCCAGGCGGTCGCGTTGCTGGAGACCGTGCCAGTCAGTGCCGAGCTTGCGATGGCCTATTCGAACCTGTCTCAACTGGCGATGCTGGCCGAAAGGCTGGACGAGACCTTGTCGCTGGGCGCCAGGGCGATCGAGCTCGCCGAACGGTTGAACAGGCCGGAAGTCGTTTGCCATGCGCTCAACAATGTCGGCGCCGCCGAGCAGTGGCTGGATCTGGACTCGAGCCGGCTGCATCTTGGCCGCAGCCTCGAAATCGCGCTTGAAGAGAATTTCCAGGAACATGCGGCCCGCGCGTTCACCAATTGTGCTTGTGGTGAAATGAACCAGCTGGGCTACAGCCGGGCCCGATCCTTCCTTGATCGCGGCATCGACTATTGCGTCGAGAACGATCTGGCGACGTGGCGCGATTACATGCGTGGTGTGAGGGCCCAGTTGTTGCTGCGTCAAGGATGCTGGGATGAGGCGGCCGCCGAGGCACTGGATGTGATTGCCAACGACCGGGCGACCGCCCTGGTGCGCTATCCGGCCCTGGTGGCGCTGTCGCGGCTAAGGGTCCGTCGTGGCGACCCCTCGGCAGAGCCGCTTCTGGCCGAGATGAAGCAATTCCTGGAAAAGGGAGCCGAACTGCAGCGCCTGTCGCCTTATGCGGCGGTGATTGCCGAACAGGCCTGGCTCGGGGAGGCGGACAGGGACGAGGCGCTGCGGCTTATCGGCCTTGCCGAGAGCCTGTCGCCGACGCGGGGGGTCTTCGCCGAACTCGCCGGTTGGCGGCGGATGCTGGCGCCGGATGTCGATCCGGGCGACACCACAGGTATGGCCACGCCCAACCGGATGCTGCTGGCCGGAGACTGGCGGGGCGCCGCCATTGTCTGGGCGGAACTCGATGCCCCTTACGAACGTGCGCTGGCGCTCGCCCAGGGCGACGAGGCCGCACAGCGGGAGGCGTTGGAGATTCTCGAGGCGCTCGGCGCCCGTCCGGTCGCAAACCATGTGCGTGAACTCATGCGGCAGAACGGCGTCATTCGCATTGCCCGGGGGCCGCGCCGCACCACCCGTGCCAACAGCGCCGGCCTGACCCAGCGCCAGATGGAAGTGCTGCAGTTGATCGAGCGCGGCCTGTCCAATAAGCGTATCGCCGACCACCTCGCCATTTCGCCAAAGACGGTCGATCACCACGTCTCGGCGGTGCTGGGCAAGCTGGATGCGGTCTCACGCGGCGAGGCCACAGCCGCCGCGCGCGACTCAGGACTGATCTGA
- a CDS encoding DUF4242 domain-containing protein: MPRYVVERTFPNGLSVPMNDVGADALGGVIMRNAEKGVTWVQSFVSPDKKQSFCIYDAPSPEAIRSTAQKNALPVDKITEVRVLDPYFYR; this comes from the coding sequence ATGCCTCGCTATGTAGTTGAACGCACATTTCCAAATGGCCTCAGCGTACCGATGAACGATGTCGGCGCCGATGCGCTGGGCGGCGTCATCATGCGCAACGCCGAAAAAGGTGTGACCTGGGTGCAGTCCTTCGTCTCGCCCGACAAGAAGCAGAGCTTCTGCATTTATGATGCGCCGTCGCCCGAGGCGATCCGCAGCACCGCCCAGAAGAACGCGCTGCCGGTCGACAAGATCACGGAGGTGCGGGTCCTTGACCCTTACTTTTACCGTTGA
- the msrA gene encoding peptide-methionine (S)-S-oxide reductase MsrA, translating to MTNTKNRSIGFVRGTLAAMAFAAAGAAFWLTPAVSAEDAVVIPPPALDEKAASSSETAIFAGGCFWGVQGVFQHVKGVSQAVSGYTGGAKDDAVYETVGTGRTGHAESVEITYDPSKVTYGQLLQVYFSVAHNPTQLNYQGPDSGTQYRSTIFAENDAQKKIAQSYIDQLDKAKLYPAPIVTTIETGKTFYPAENYHQDFLTLNPTYPYIVYNDLPKVANLKQLFPALYSDKPVLVLSASN from the coding sequence ATGACCAATACCAAGAACCGTTCAATCGGCTTTGTCAGAGGCACGCTGGCAGCGATGGCCTTTGCTGCAGCCGGCGCCGCTTTCTGGCTGACTCCCGCCGTCTCGGCGGAAGACGCTGTCGTCATCCCGCCGCCGGCGCTCGACGAAAAGGCAGCCTCGAGCAGCGAGACGGCGATCTTCGCCGGCGGCTGCTTCTGGGGCGTGCAGGGCGTGTTCCAGCACGTCAAGGGCGTCAGCCAGGCCGTCTCCGGCTACACCGGCGGCGCCAAGGATGACGCCGTCTACGAGACCGTCGGCACCGGCCGCACCGGCCATGCCGAATCCGTCGAGATCACCTATGATCCCTCGAAGGTCACCTATGGCCAGCTGCTGCAGGTCTATTTCTCGGTCGCCCACAATCCGACGCAGCTGAACTACCAGGGTCCGGACTCCGGCACCCAGTACCGCTCGACGATCTTCGCCGAAAACGACGCGCAGAAGAAGATCGCGCAGAGCTACATCGACCAGCTCGACAAGGCCAAGCTCTATCCGGCACCAATCGTCACCACGATCGAGACCGGCAAGACGTTCTACCCGGCTGAGAACTACCACCAGGACTTTCTGACGCTGAACCCGACCTATCCCTACATCGTCTACAACGACCTGCCCAAGGTGGCGAACCTGAAGCAGCTGTTCCCGGCGCTGTACAGCGACAAGCCGGTGCTGGTGCTGTCGGCGAGCAATTGA
- a CDS encoding DUF1223 domain-containing protein, which yields MPRARKFAALSSLGALALAASLGAAAAQPLSVVELFTSQGCSSCPPANANLIKVKDQPGVLALSFNVTYWDYLGWKDTFGKQEFTQRQVSYEPPLGHDGPFTPQVVVNGHADVVGAAPGEIQHLIAATDKTGGPSLSLGGGKVSIGAGAVPGGKADVWLVRYTKGVVQVPVARGENTGRTLPHANVVHALTKLGSWTGDATAYPLPAESGGLSTAVLVQSPGGGPILAAATN from the coding sequence ATGCCGAGAGCCAGAAAATTCGCCGCGTTGTCCAGCCTGGGCGCGCTGGCGCTCGCCGCCTCGCTCGGTGCCGCCGCCGCGCAGCCGCTCAGCGTCGTCGAGCTGTTCACCAGCCAGGGCTGCTCGTCCTGCCCGCCGGCCAACGCCAACCTCATCAAGGTCAAGGACCAGCCCGGCGTGCTGGCACTGTCCTTCAACGTCACCTACTGGGATTATCTCGGCTGGAAGGACACGTTCGGCAAACAGGAATTCACCCAGCGCCAGGTGTCCTACGAACCGCCGCTCGGCCATGACGGGCCGTTCACGCCGCAAGTCGTGGTCAACGGCCACGCCGATGTCGTCGGCGCCGCGCCCGGCGAAATCCAGCATCTGATCGCGGCGACGGACAAGACCGGCGGCCCCTCGCTGTCGCTTGGCGGCGGCAAGGTCTCGATCGGCGCCGGCGCTGTGCCGGGCGGCAAGGCCGATGTCTGGCTGGTGCGCTACACCAAGGGCGTCGTGCAGGTGCCGGTGGCGCGTGGCGAAAACACCGGCCGCACACTGCCGCATGCCAATGTCGTGCATGCGCTGACAAAACTCGGCAGCTGGACCGGCGACGCCACCGCCTATCCGCTGCCCGCCGAGTCCGGGGGCTTGAGCACCGCCGTGCTGGTGCAATCACCAGGCGGCGGACCGATCCTGGCCGCTGCCACCAACTGA
- a CDS encoding pilus assembly protein TadG-related protein, with protein sequence MRGIAVRFMESRSGSIMPLFFLMLVPVISAVGFSVDYTSAIQTRSNQQQALDAALLSITTMDTTSTLAQRQAALQDSFNANGGQGTATLNSFVAGTTTAAATGQASASFSMPTIFMKIARIDTVPVAVVSAVSKPPALVNATFKITKVSGWWNKTMTLYGTQFGATSAKSLMSIEYTYNGFGDPKGYGTTNVYTITNNGGADIKTLVQSQVCTTAIVSTFTGLPADAILQTSGSRKYSTTCVNTMYPANGAGASIDVSQMGGLSLQMYVPSGNPQYLKSDDASTSNRLYNGVDANALTETATGTKVDIFSIVPCGVTSYQAWEDGGTTVPTPSSNADFFYNVTGKCDFNKRPSDTALTQ encoded by the coding sequence ATGCGGGGGATTGCAGTCAGGTTCATGGAGTCGCGCAGCGGCTCGATAATGCCGTTGTTCTTTCTCATGCTGGTGCCGGTTATATCCGCGGTCGGCTTCTCGGTCGACTATACCAGCGCGATCCAGACCCGGTCCAACCAGCAGCAGGCGCTGGATGCCGCGCTGCTGTCGATCACCACCATGGACACCACCTCGACGCTGGCGCAGCGTCAGGCGGCGCTGCAGGATTCTTTCAACGCCAATGGTGGCCAGGGCACTGCGACGCTGAACAGTTTTGTGGCTGGTACCACCACCGCCGCCGCCACCGGCCAGGCCTCGGCAAGTTTCTCCATGCCGACCATTTTCATGAAGATCGCCAGGATCGACACCGTGCCGGTTGCCGTCGTGTCGGCGGTCAGCAAGCCGCCGGCGCTGGTCAATGCGACCTTCAAGATCACCAAGGTGTCGGGCTGGTGGAACAAGACGATGACGCTCTACGGCACGCAATTTGGAGCGACGTCGGCCAAGTCGCTGATGTCTATCGAGTATACCTATAACGGCTTCGGGGATCCGAAGGGGTACGGCACCACGAACGTGTATACGATCACCAACAATGGTGGCGCGGACATCAAGACGCTCGTCCAGTCGCAAGTTTGCACCACCGCCATCGTGAGCACTTTCACCGGTTTGCCCGCCGATGCGATCCTCCAGACCAGTGGTAGCAGAAAATATTCCACAACCTGCGTCAACACCATGTATCCAGCCAACGGCGCCGGCGCGTCGATCGATGTCAGCCAGATGGGTGGCCTCTCTCTGCAGATGTACGTGCCATCGGGCAACCCGCAATACCTTAAATCGGACGATGCGAGCACCTCCAACCGACTCTACAACGGGGTGGACGCGAACGCCCTGACCGAGACCGCGACCGGGACGAAGGTCGACATCTTCTCCATCGTGCCTTGTGGCGTCACCAGCTATCAAGCCTGGGAAGACGGTGGCACAACGGTGCCGACTCCGTCCTCGAATGCCGACTTTTTCTACAACGTCACCGGCAAGTGCGACTTCAACAAGCGGCCCTCGGACACGGCGCTGACGCAGTAA